In the Burkholderia cenocepacia genome, one interval contains:
- a CDS encoding LysR family transcriptional regulator gives MDLLATMRIYVRVVERGTMSGAARDLDMGQPAVSERIEKLEKHLGTRLLMRSARTLACTEEGRIFYERSKALLEAAELAVASVSKTAHALDGTIRLAAPQCFGEVVLPGVLMQIRTAYPKLHIDLVLNDDIVDPVTEGVDISIRVGQLGDGGFIAYALGAVGRVLVAAPSYLERHGPIDTKADLANHPFIRVKGVFANEQVPLRRDGGAVEYARIRTVMTASHWRPMFDTIAAGGGIGVVQHPACADALAHGRLVRLLPHYDVPDFALNVLVHAQRPLPPRVRAVVDLLKSELPPLLTQGQC, from the coding sequence ATGGACTTGTTGGCGACGATGCGCATCTACGTGAGAGTCGTGGAGCGCGGCACGATGTCCGGCGCGGCGCGGGATCTCGACATGGGCCAACCGGCCGTCAGCGAGCGCATCGAGAAGCTCGAAAAGCATCTCGGCACGCGGCTGCTGATGCGCAGTGCACGCACCCTCGCGTGCACGGAGGAAGGCCGGATTTTCTACGAACGCAGCAAGGCGCTGCTCGAAGCGGCCGAGCTGGCCGTTGCGTCGGTGTCGAAGACGGCGCATGCGCTCGACGGCACGATCCGGCTCGCGGCGCCGCAATGTTTCGGCGAGGTCGTGCTGCCGGGCGTGCTGATGCAGATCCGCACCGCGTATCCGAAGCTGCACATCGACCTCGTGCTGAACGACGATATCGTCGATCCGGTCACCGAGGGCGTCGACATTTCGATCCGGGTCGGCCAGCTCGGCGATGGCGGCTTCATCGCGTACGCGCTCGGCGCGGTCGGCCGCGTGCTCGTGGCCGCGCCGTCGTATCTCGAGCGGCACGGCCCGATCGACACGAAGGCCGATCTCGCGAACCATCCGTTCATCCGCGTGAAAGGCGTGTTCGCGAACGAACAGGTGCCGCTGCGGCGCGACGGCGGTGCGGTCGAATACGCGCGCATCCGCACCGTCATGACCGCGAGCCACTGGCGCCCGATGTTCGACACGATCGCGGCGGGCGGCGGCATCGGCGTGGTCCAGCATCCGGCTTGCGCCGATGCGCTCGCGCATGGCCGGCTCGTGCGCCTGCTGCCGCACTACGACGTCCCCGACTTCGCGCTCAACGTGCTGGTGCACGCGCAACGGCCGCTGCCGCCGCGCGTGCGTGCCGTCGTCGATCTGCTGAAAAGCGAACTCCCGCCGCTGCTGACGCAAGGTCAGTGCTAG
- a CDS encoding putative glycolipid-binding domain-containing protein: protein MTQRNEARRTHCVAWQIVQTWQAAEWCRLDASQTGIALSGAVAGAIDGTPFRIDYAIACGTDWFTRSARVTHWTGTAPPRQWDIACDAGQWTIDGVDAPMLAGATDIDLGFSPSTNTLPIRRLALAVGESAEIRTAWLRFPDFDIVRGEQRYTRTAPHVYRYESGTYAADIEIDDAGLVTDYDEWRRVGAASAS, encoded by the coding sequence ATGACGCAACGCAATGAAGCCCGACGCACGCACTGCGTCGCCTGGCAGATCGTGCAGACGTGGCAGGCGGCCGAATGGTGCCGGCTCGACGCGTCGCAAACGGGCATCGCGCTGTCGGGAGCGGTCGCGGGTGCGATCGATGGCACGCCGTTTCGCATCGATTACGCGATCGCATGCGGGACCGACTGGTTCACGCGCTCGGCGCGCGTGACGCATTGGACCGGCACGGCGCCGCCACGGCAATGGGACATCGCATGCGATGCGGGGCAGTGGACGATCGACGGCGTCGATGCGCCGATGCTCGCGGGCGCGACCGACATCGATCTTGGCTTCAGTCCATCGACCAATACGCTGCCGATCCGGCGGCTGGCGCTCGCCGTCGGCGAATCGGCGGAGATTCGCACCGCGTGGCTGCGTTTTCCCGACTTCGACATCGTGCGCGGCGAGCAGCGCTATACGCGCACGGCGCCGCACGTGTATCGCTACGAGAGCGGCACGTATGCGGCCGACATCGAAATCGACGACGCGGGCCTCGTCACGGACTACGACGAATGGCGGCGCGTCGGCGCGGCGTCTGCGTCGTGA
- a CDS encoding sulfonate ABC transporter substrate-binding protein: MNDTPHADLETTPANPRRRQWLHGAAAGLAGLALGPLAAAPARADDSGTRLRIGFQKYGNFVVLKARGTLEKRLASQGVTVQWLEFPAGPQLLEGLNAGAIDVGTVGETPPIFAQAAGVDFVYIGNEPPAPQGEAIVVLPDSPIRTLAQLRGKKVAFNKGSNVHYLLVKALEHAGLTYADIQPIYLTPADARAAFVQRSVDAWVIWDPYLAAAERQLGARVVANGEGLVRNTQYYLAARKYAAAHPQVLRALLDEVDAVDRWARDHVPEVAAQLSPLVGLDAPTLEIALKRAGYGVQPITDATVAYQQSIADAFTTLKLIPGKLSVASAR, encoded by the coding sequence ATGAACGACACACCGCACGCAGACCTTGAAACGACCCCGGCGAACCCGCGCCGCCGCCAGTGGCTGCACGGCGCGGCCGCCGGGCTGGCCGGGCTCGCGCTCGGGCCGCTCGCGGCCGCACCGGCCCGGGCCGACGACAGCGGCACGCGGCTGCGCATCGGCTTCCAGAAATACGGCAACTTCGTCGTGCTCAAGGCGCGCGGCACGCTCGAGAAGCGTCTGGCGAGCCAGGGCGTCACCGTGCAATGGCTCGAATTCCCGGCCGGCCCGCAACTGCTCGAAGGGTTGAACGCCGGCGCGATCGACGTCGGCACGGTCGGCGAAACCCCGCCGATCTTCGCGCAGGCCGCCGGCGTCGATTTCGTCTACATCGGCAACGAGCCGCCCGCGCCGCAGGGCGAGGCGATCGTCGTGCTACCCGATTCGCCGATCCGCACTCTCGCGCAACTGCGCGGCAAGAAGGTCGCGTTCAACAAGGGCTCGAACGTCCATTACCTGCTGGTGAAGGCGCTCGAGCATGCGGGCCTCACGTATGCCGACATCCAGCCGATCTACCTGACCCCGGCCGACGCGCGCGCCGCGTTCGTGCAGCGCAGCGTCGATGCGTGGGTGATCTGGGATCCGTATCTGGCCGCCGCCGAACGGCAGCTCGGCGCGCGCGTGGTCGCGAATGGCGAAGGGCTCGTGCGCAACACGCAGTACTACCTCGCCGCCCGCAAGTACGCGGCCGCCCACCCGCAGGTGCTGCGCGCGCTGCTCGACGAAGTCGACGCGGTCGATCGCTGGGCGCGCGATCACGTGCCCGAGGTGGCCGCGCAACTGTCGCCGCTCGTCGGCCTCGACGCGCCTACGCTCGAAATCGCGCTCAAGCGCGCCGGCTACGGCGTGCAGCCGATCACCGACGCGACGGTCGCGTACCAGCAGAGCATCGCCGACGCGTTCACCACGCTGAAGCTGATTCCGGGCAAGCTGTCGGTCGCCAGCGCGCGCTGA
- a CDS encoding DUF427 domain-containing protein — translation MSINPDTPSRPVKSPGPDHPILIEPHSSRVVVKVAGKVVADTRHALVLREASYPAVLYIPREDADMSLLERTDHATYCPYKGDCAYYSIPAGGERSTNAVWTYEHPNPAVESIRGHLAFYPDRVDSIEESLLVTA, via the coding sequence ATGTCGATCAACCCCGATACGCCCTCTCGTCCCGTGAAGTCGCCGGGCCCCGATCATCCGATCCTGATCGAACCGCATTCGTCGCGGGTGGTCGTGAAGGTCGCCGGCAAGGTCGTCGCCGATACGCGCCACGCGCTGGTGCTGCGCGAGGCCAGCTACCCGGCCGTGCTGTACATTCCGCGCGAGGACGCCGACATGTCGCTGCTCGAACGCACCGATCACGCGACCTACTGCCCGTACAAGGGCGATTGCGCGTACTACTCGATTCCGGCCGGCGGCGAACGCTCGACCAACGCGGTATGGACATACGAGCATCCGAATCCGGCCGTCGAATCGATTCGCGGGCACCTCGCGTTCTATCCGGACCGCGTCGATTCGATCGAGGAAAGCCTGCTCGTCACCGCGTGA
- a CDS encoding ABC transporter substrate-binding protein: MKNPFVSSAARRSRGVSPAGAALRCIAASLLLAGAATHALAAPTGKTLVYCTEGSPAGFDPGQHTTSTDFDASTYPVYNGLVQFKRGTLDLEPALATSWDVSPDQRTITFHLRRGVKFQTTAWFKPTRPFQADDVVFTFRRMLDPDDPFRKAYPVSFPYFSDLGFDHNIERIEKVDDYTVRFVLKSPDVVFVRNLAMAFASVLSAEYAGQLATRHRESDINQFPVGTGPFVLRTYQKDALIRYDANPDYWNPDDVKLSRLVFAITPDPAARLQKLVAGECQVSAFPRPADLETVRRDPKLTLFSGTGFNVGFVAYNTQHPPLDRVDVRRALDIAIDKTAIIKTVFNGDATIATNPMPPAQWSYNPRLKDAPRDPAAAKALLAQAGFPNGFDLTLWAMPVQRPYNPNAQLMAQLIQQDWAKIGVRAKIVSYEWGEYNRRAKHDGQHDAILYGWSGDNGDPDNWLGTLLGCEAVHGSNLAKWCNKDFEQLVTAARSNGDVAKRTALYEQAQVVFKDQVPFTPIATSIVSLPISRRVHGLTFSPLGGHRFDGVWLD; encoded by the coding sequence ATGAAGAATCCTTTCGTTTCGTCAGCCGCGCGCCGGTCGCGCGGCGTATCGCCCGCCGGCGCCGCGCTTCGCTGCATCGCCGCGTCGTTGCTGCTGGCCGGCGCCGCGACGCACGCGCTCGCGGCGCCCACGGGCAAGACGCTCGTGTACTGCACCGAAGGCAGCCCGGCCGGCTTCGATCCCGGCCAGCACACGACGAGCACCGATTTCGATGCGAGCACGTACCCGGTCTACAACGGGCTCGTGCAGTTCAAGCGCGGCACGCTCGACCTCGAACCGGCGCTCGCGACGAGCTGGGACGTGTCGCCCGACCAGCGCACGATCACGTTCCACCTGCGGCGCGGCGTGAAATTCCAGACGACCGCATGGTTCAAGCCGACGCGGCCGTTCCAGGCCGACGACGTCGTGTTCACGTTCCGCCGGATGCTCGACCCGGACGATCCGTTCCGCAAGGCCTATCCGGTCAGCTTCCCGTATTTCAGCGATCTCGGCTTCGACCACAACATCGAACGCATCGAGAAGGTCGACGACTATACGGTGCGCTTCGTGCTGAAGTCGCCCGACGTCGTGTTCGTGCGCAATCTCGCGATGGCGTTCGCGTCGGTGCTGTCGGCCGAATATGCGGGGCAGCTCGCCACGCGCCATCGCGAGTCGGACATCAACCAGTTTCCGGTCGGCACGGGGCCGTTCGTGTTGCGTACGTACCAGAAGGATGCGCTGATCCGCTACGACGCGAATCCCGACTACTGGAACCCGGACGACGTGAAGCTCTCGCGCCTCGTGTTCGCGATCACGCCCGATCCGGCCGCGCGGCTGCAGAAGCTCGTGGCCGGCGAGTGCCAGGTATCGGCGTTTCCGCGGCCGGCGGATCTCGAGACGGTGCGGCGCGATCCGAAGCTGACGCTGTTCTCGGGGACGGGCTTCAACGTCGGCTTCGTCGCGTACAACACCCAGCATCCGCCGCTCGATCGCGTCGACGTGCGGCGCGCGCTCGACATCGCGATCGACAAGACGGCGATCATCAAGACCGTGTTCAACGGCGACGCGACGATCGCGACGAACCCGATGCCGCCCGCGCAATGGTCGTACAACCCGCGCCTGAAGGACGCGCCGCGCGATCCGGCCGCCGCGAAGGCCCTGCTCGCGCAAGCCGGCTTCCCGAACGGATTCGACCTCACGCTATGGGCGATGCCCGTGCAGCGCCCGTACAACCCGAACGCGCAACTGATGGCGCAACTGATCCAGCAGGACTGGGCGAAGATCGGCGTGCGCGCGAAGATCGTCAGCTACGAATGGGGCGAGTACAACCGCCGCGCGAAGCACGACGGCCAGCACGACGCGATCCTGTACGGCTGGTCGGGCGACAACGGCGACCCCGACAACTGGCTCGGCACGCTGCTCGGCTGCGAGGCGGTGCATGGCAGCAACCTCGCGAAGTGGTGCAACAAGGACTTCGAGCAACTCGTGACCGCCGCGCGGTCGAACGGGGACGTCGCGAAGCGCACGGCGCTGTACGAGCAGGCGCAGGTGGTATTCAAGGATCAGGTGCCGTTCACGCCGATCGCGACGTCGATCGTGTCGTTGCCGATCTCCAGGCGCGTGCACGGGCTGACGTTCTCGCCGCTCGGCGGGCACCGGTTCGACGGCGTGTGGCTCGATTGA
- a CDS encoding TauD/TfdA dioxygenase family protein: MSALLEPAAQPVDVIPLSAHIGAEIRGVDLTQPLTTPQIAAIRAALLKWRVIFFREQFLTHEQHVAFSAQFGEPTVGHPVFGHVDGHPAVYSISKHRKATRFEGEPVRRPWTGWHTDVTAAVNPPWASILRGVTIPPYGGDTHWTNLVRAYETLSAPLRGFVDTLRGIHRFTPPPGARATGAFDDAVERRPLVTEHPLVRVHPETGERALYVSPSFLKSIVGLTPRESQALLELLWEHVTRPEFTIRFKWEPRSIAFWDNRATAHLAPVDIFDLDFDRQLYRTTLIGDVPVGPDGRPSVALEGTPVEAAAAVALN; encoded by the coding sequence ATGAGCGCCCTACTCGAACCCGCCGCCCAGCCGGTCGACGTGATCCCGCTGTCCGCCCACATCGGTGCGGAAATCCGCGGCGTCGACCTCACGCAACCGTTGACCACGCCGCAGATCGCGGCGATCCGCGCCGCGCTGCTGAAATGGCGCGTGATCTTCTTCCGCGAACAATTCCTCACGCACGAGCAGCATGTCGCGTTCTCCGCGCAGTTCGGCGAGCCGACGGTCGGCCACCCGGTGTTCGGGCACGTCGACGGCCATCCGGCCGTCTATTCGATCTCGAAGCATCGCAAGGCGACGCGCTTCGAAGGCGAACCGGTACGCCGGCCCTGGACCGGCTGGCACACCGACGTGACGGCCGCCGTGAACCCGCCGTGGGCCTCGATCCTGCGTGGCGTGACGATCCCGCCGTACGGCGGCGACACGCACTGGACCAACCTCGTACGCGCGTACGAAACGCTGTCCGCGCCGCTGCGCGGCTTCGTCGATACCCTGCGCGGCATCCATCGCTTCACGCCGCCGCCCGGCGCGCGCGCGACCGGCGCATTCGACGACGCCGTCGAGCGCCGCCCGCTCGTGACCGAGCATCCGCTCGTGCGCGTGCATCCGGAGACCGGCGAACGCGCGCTGTACGTGAGCCCGAGCTTCCTGAAATCGATCGTCGGGCTGACGCCGCGCGAGAGCCAGGCATTGCTCGAACTGCTGTGGGAGCACGTGACGCGGCCGGAATTCACGATCCGCTTCAAGTGGGAACCGCGCAGCATCGCGTTCTGGGACAACCGCGCGACCGCGCATCTCGCGCCCGTCGACATCTTCGATCTCGACTTCGATCGCCAGCTGTATCGCACGACGCTCATCGGCGACGTGCCGGTCGGCCCCGACGGCCGCCCGTCGGTCGCGCTCGAAGGCACGCCGGTCGAGGCCGCGGCCGCCGTCGCACTCAACTGA
- a CDS encoding TauD/TfdA dioxygenase family protein: MSDVQHAAHSPSPASHAAPRTATVPLQLRQVAGRIGAEISGVRLSATLDDATFDAVHAALLRHKVLFFRGQHHLDDTAQEAFARRFGDTVAHPTVPSVDGSAALLELDSAHGARANSWHTDVTFVDAYPKISILRAVVIPPFGGDTVWANTAAAYANLPDPLRALADTLWALHTNAYDYASTHVHADDTQLKRYREVFTSTVYETEHPVVRVHPETGERTLVLGHFVQKIKGLSSQDSAHLLQVLHEHVTRLENTVRWNWQEGDVAIWDNRATQHYAINDYGDARRVVRRATVHGDVPVGIDGRQSVLLKGPGATLQ, translated from the coding sequence ATGTCCGATGTCCAGCACGCCGCTCACTCGCCCTCGCCTGCTTCGCACGCCGCGCCGCGCACGGCCACCGTCCCGCTTCAGCTTCGTCAGGTCGCCGGCCGGATCGGCGCCGAAATTTCCGGCGTGCGGCTGTCGGCCACGCTCGACGACGCGACGTTCGATGCGGTCCACGCCGCGCTGCTGCGCCACAAGGTGTTGTTCTTCCGCGGCCAGCACCATCTCGACGACACCGCGCAGGAAGCCTTCGCCCGCCGCTTCGGCGACACGGTCGCGCACCCGACCGTGCCGTCCGTCGACGGCAGCGCTGCCCTGCTCGAACTCGATTCCGCGCACGGCGCACGCGCCAATTCGTGGCACACCGACGTGACCTTCGTCGACGCGTACCCGAAGATCTCGATCCTGCGCGCGGTCGTGATCCCGCCGTTCGGCGGCGATACCGTGTGGGCCAACACGGCCGCCGCGTACGCGAATCTGCCCGACCCGCTGCGCGCGCTCGCCGACACGCTGTGGGCGCTGCATACGAACGCGTACGACTATGCGTCGACGCACGTGCACGCCGACGATACGCAACTGAAGCGCTACCGCGAAGTATTCACGTCGACCGTCTACGAAACCGAGCATCCGGTCGTGCGCGTGCATCCGGAAACCGGCGAACGCACGCTCGTGCTCGGGCACTTCGTGCAGAAGATCAAGGGGCTGTCGTCGCAGGATTCCGCGCACCTGCTGCAGGTGCTGCACGAACACGTGACGCGCCTCGAGAACACCGTGCGCTGGAACTGGCAGGAAGGCGACGTCGCGATCTGGGACAACCGCGCGACCCAGCACTACGCGATCAACGACTACGGCGATGCGCGCCGCGTCGTGCGCCGCGCGACCGTTCACGGCGACGTGCCGGTCGGCATCGACGGCCGCCAGAGCGTCCTGCTCAAGGGGCCGGGCGCCACGCTGCAATAA
- a CDS encoding ABC transporter ATP-binding protein: MTTLASDSLDILHVSKHYAQRGAALAVLDDVSLHVRAGEFVTIVGASGCGKSTLLRLVAGLDTDYTGEIHAGGERVRDTSLQRGIVFQDHRLFPWLTVEQNIGAALRNAPLDAAAKRRAIAEHIALVGLNGFEHAFPNQLSGGMAQRVAIARGLVNRPRVLLLDEPFGALDAQTRAKMQNELLRIWEQERITMILVTHDVDEAVYLGDRVVTMAPRPGRIARIVDVALPRPRRRDSPAFARLRDTVLADFDDSEPPGDDGSGGKHLDAARPHRIGEWRLAW, translated from the coding sequence ATGACGACTCTCGCCTCCGATTCGCTCGACATCCTCCATGTAAGCAAGCACTACGCGCAACGCGGCGCGGCGCTCGCCGTGCTCGACGACGTGTCGCTGCACGTGCGCGCCGGCGAATTCGTCACGATCGTCGGCGCCAGCGGCTGCGGCAAGTCGACGCTGCTGCGGCTCGTCGCCGGGCTCGACACCGATTACACCGGCGAAATCCACGCCGGCGGCGAGCGCGTGCGCGACACGTCGCTGCAGCGCGGCATCGTGTTCCAGGATCACCGGCTGTTCCCGTGGCTGACCGTCGAACAGAACATCGGCGCCGCGCTGCGCAACGCGCCGCTGGACGCCGCCGCGAAACGGCGCGCGATCGCGGAGCACATCGCGCTCGTCGGGCTCAACGGCTTCGAGCACGCGTTTCCGAACCAGTTGTCGGGCGGGATGGCGCAGCGCGTCGCGATCGCGCGCGGACTCGTGAACCGGCCGCGCGTGCTGCTGCTCGACGAACCGTTCGGCGCGCTCGACGCGCAAACCCGCGCGAAGATGCAGAACGAACTGCTGCGCATCTGGGAACAGGAGCGCATCACGATGATCCTGGTCACGCACGACGTCGACGAAGCCGTCTATCTCGGCGACCGCGTCGTCACGATGGCGCCGCGTCCGGGCCGCATCGCGCGCATCGTCGACGTCGCGCTGCCGCGCCCGCGCCGGCGCGATTCGCCGGCATTCGCGCGCTTGCGCGACACCGTGCTCGCCGATTTCGACGACAGCGAGCCGCCGGGCGACGACGGTTCAGGCGGCAAGCACCTCGACGCGGCGCGCCCGCACCGGATCGGCGAATGGCGGCTCGCCTGGTAG
- a CDS encoding ABC transporter permease, with protein MPHAATPSTSPPATPARRLHAPDWRGFVLPLAALACWWALASAHLVKSGLFVSPADVLHTAWAQATSGALGRALSASLAREACGFAIGATGGLLLGAVLGLSRVATRMVGPSFDTFKQISLFAWIPLISVWFGLGDVAKVVFLSLAALLPVAAHTCDGIHAVPRTYVDVARALRYSRLQLIRYVILPAALPSIFTGLYLGLIYSWLATLGAEYLLVAGSGIGNMLIDGSEQFRMDLVLFGIIVVGVTGWALNATARAIERKVLARRGDLAR; from the coding sequence GTGCCGCACGCCGCCACGCCGTCAACGTCACCGCCCGCCACGCCCGCCCGCCGCCTGCATGCACCCGACTGGCGCGGCTTCGTACTGCCGCTCGCCGCACTTGCGTGCTGGTGGGCCCTCGCTTCCGCCCATCTCGTGAAAAGCGGGCTGTTCGTCAGCCCCGCCGACGTGCTGCACACCGCGTGGGCGCAGGCCACGAGCGGCGCGCTCGGCCGTGCGTTGTCGGCATCGCTCGCGCGCGAAGCGTGCGGGTTCGCGATCGGCGCGACGGGCGGGCTGTTGCTCGGCGCCGTGCTCGGGCTGTCGCGCGTCGCCACGCGGATGGTCGGCCCGAGCTTCGACACGTTCAAGCAGATCTCGCTGTTCGCGTGGATTCCGCTGATTTCCGTGTGGTTCGGGCTCGGCGACGTCGCGAAGGTCGTGTTCCTGTCGCTCGCCGCGCTGCTGCCGGTCGCCGCCCATACCTGCGACGGCATTCACGCGGTGCCGCGCACGTACGTCGACGTCGCCCGCGCGCTGCGCTACTCGCGGCTTCAGCTGATCCGCTACGTGATCCTGCCGGCCGCGCTGCCGTCGATCTTCACCGGCCTGTATCTCGGCCTGATCTATTCGTGGCTCGCGACGCTCGGCGCGGAATACCTGCTCGTCGCCGGCAGCGGGATCGGCAACATGCTGATCGACGGCAGCGAGCAGTTCCGGATGGATCTCGTGCTGTTCGGGATCATCGTCGTCGGCGTGACCGGCTGGGCACTGAACGCGACCGCGCGGGCGATCGAGCGCAAGGTGCTGGCCCGGCGCGGCGACCTCGCGCGCTGA
- a CDS encoding ABC transporter permease, producing MSDTAFSVPSSDSHALAVPPRRSAALKRLAWQLAPWVLPALLFALWSVGSARGWIAPQILPPPERVVDTLAELASSGDLVRHTLISLQRVLVGFAAGTLLGVSIGVALGLSRTLEAYVLPSFNALVQIPVLGWLPFLLLLVGVGEPLKYLLIAHAALVPVTLSTLQGFRQTPPALDEVARGFGYTRRQRIVHVVLPAAIPTLATGVRLAFTKSWLALVVVELVASSEGLGYLIVYGRQLFQLDLVMAAVVVVGAVGLLINRALDALEARLRRGVPSAFRG from the coding sequence ATGAGCGACACCGCGTTTTCCGTCCCGTCGTCCGACTCGCACGCGCTCGCCGTGCCGCCGCGCCGCTCGGCCGCGCTGAAACGGCTCGCGTGGCAGCTCGCGCCGTGGGTGCTGCCCGCGCTGCTGTTCGCGCTGTGGAGCGTCGGCAGCGCGCGCGGCTGGATCGCACCGCAAATCCTGCCGCCGCCGGAACGCGTGGTCGACACGCTGGCCGAGCTCGCGTCGAGCGGCGATCTCGTGCGCCACACGCTGATCAGCCTGCAGCGCGTGCTCGTCGGCTTCGCGGCCGGCACGCTGCTCGGGGTGTCGATCGGCGTCGCGCTCGGGCTGTCGCGCACGCTGGAAGCCTACGTGCTGCCGAGTTTCAATGCGCTCGTGCAGATTCCGGTGCTCGGCTGGCTGCCGTTCCTGCTGCTGCTCGTCGGCGTCGGCGAGCCGCTCAAGTACCTGCTGATCGCGCATGCGGCGCTCGTCCCGGTCACGCTGAGCACGTTGCAGGGGTTCCGCCAGACGCCGCCCGCCCTCGACGAAGTCGCGCGCGGATTCGGCTACACGCGCCGGCAACGCATCGTCCACGTCGTGCTGCCGGCCGCGATCCCGACGCTCGCAACCGGCGTGCGGCTCGCGTTCACGAAGTCGTGGCTCGCGCTCGTCGTGGTCGAACTCGTCGCGTCGTCCGAAGGGCTCGGCTACCTGATCGTGTACGGGCGGCAACTGTTCCAGCTCGATCTCGTGATGGCGGCCGTGGTCGTGGTCGGCGCGGTCGGCCTGCTGATCAACCGGGCGCTCGACGCACTCGAAGCGCGCTTGCGCCGCGGTGTGCCGTCCGCGTTTCGCGGCTGA
- a CDS encoding ABC transporter substrate-binding protein codes for MLPLRLLRSLLIASLFALPAAAAHADKPATIRIGVAQQGAGDPPTFGGSSAATVQLQQLVEKEFAADGIKVEWLFFKGAGPAVNEAIANKALDFAYQGDLPAVLARSNGIKTRLLLAASVRSGIKIAVPPDSTIRSIKDLKDRRVSIFRGTNLQLVADNALAKNGLGERDLRVINLDAASSLAALASKGIDASVGDYALYKLRDAGLAKIIYESQNDGPQLTRQTHLLVLDDFDRAHPDIVQRVVTAFVKGAQWSSDEANRDALFKLWAKSGVPYSSWQADYANQRLKERLSPLIDPFVVARYKAVAQDALNLKLIRQPVDVDGWFEPKYLDNALRTLKLENYWPRYDAAGKPLT; via the coding sequence ATGCTCCCACTGCGCCTGCTGCGATCGCTGCTGATCGCGTCCCTTTTTGCGTTGCCGGCCGCCGCCGCGCACGCCGACAAGCCCGCCACCATCCGCATCGGCGTCGCCCAGCAAGGCGCCGGCGATCCCCCGACGTTCGGCGGATCGAGCGCCGCCACCGTGCAGTTGCAGCAGCTCGTCGAAAAGGAATTCGCCGCCGACGGCATCAAGGTGGAATGGCTGTTCTTCAAGGGTGCGGGCCCGGCCGTCAACGAGGCGATCGCCAACAAGGCGCTCGACTTCGCGTACCAGGGCGACCTGCCCGCCGTGCTCGCGCGCTCGAACGGGATCAAGACCCGCCTGCTGCTCGCCGCGAGCGTGCGCTCGGGCATCAAGATCGCGGTGCCGCCCGACTCGACAATCCGCTCGATCAAGGACCTGAAGGACCGCCGCGTGTCGATCTTCCGCGGCACCAACCTGCAGCTCGTCGCCGACAACGCGCTCGCGAAGAACGGCCTCGGCGAACGCGACCTGCGCGTGATCAACCTCGACGCCGCCAGTTCGCTCGCCGCGCTCGCATCGAAAGGCATCGACGCGTCGGTGGGCGATTACGCGCTCTACAAGCTGCGCGACGCGGGCCTCGCGAAGATCATCTACGAATCGCAGAACGACGGCCCGCAACTGACGCGCCAGACCCACCTGCTCGTGCTCGACGATTTCGACCGCGCGCACCCGGACATCGTGCAGCGCGTCGTCACCGCGTTCGTGAAGGGCGCGCAATGGTCGTCCGACGAGGCGAACCGCGATGCGCTGTTCAAGCTGTGGGCGAAAAGCGGCGTGCCGTATTCGTCGTGGCAGGCCGACTATGCGAACCAGCGCCTGAAGGAACGCCTGTCCCCGCTGATCGATCCGTTCGTCGTCGCTCGCTACAAGGCGGTCGCCCAGGATGCGCTGAACCTCAAGCTGATCCGCCAGCCGGTCGACGTCGACGGCTGGTTCGAGCCGAAGTATCTCGACAACGCATTGCGCACGTTGAAGCTCGAAAACTACTGGCCGCGTTACGACGCCGCCGGCAAGCCCCTCACCTGA